The DNA segment taactttttttaattataatacgACATGAAAATGATGTGGAATCAAAATAATggttaaaaatatataagaaaacatTTCCTAttcacactttttttttaatttgatatttaatttttcttttaatttagtatacaaatttgatatttttttattttaatatttaaactcaACACTTTTTCCTAAGttgataattaatatttttggagTTTAATTTGGTTCCTAAACTTAattctttttttctaatttgatacctaatatttttttttgatttggtACTTgtcaaatattttacaaattactccaatatattaaaaatatttttttatatgatagcaaaaataatcaatgtatgaTTGACATGTGATAAATGATATAAACTAATTCTATATTAGAACATAtgaatttgaaaccatatatatttgaaaaaagttttaaagcaaaataaaaaaaaataaaatattttaatataatgaacttgaataattaattaacttatttaagtcacaaaattattattttaaaaatttaaaaaataactttctttagaattttttaaatttgtataatttttaaaaaaatataaattttagaatttttataaatattttaaatttttaaaaattattttaattttttaaatttttattcagagagtttaatttatttatttttaaaatttatagaaacTAAATAAGTATttacattaatttattataaaatttactttaaaaaaaaaagtgatacaGTTTTAACTGTCGGTTGACCCGATAAGTTCACCAAAAGGCCGAAACATCCATCCGAACCTCTTTCTTTTTCATGTGACATGCTTTCATGTCTAGGTACTTACTAGTTCCCTTTTATGCTCTTCTACTTTCTGTTCCCAAGCAAAAGCCATTGTTTCTTCACACCTTTTGTTTTCTAAGTACCAACCTAAGTTTCTTCTAATCcgtaatctttttctttttcatggcTTTCCTGAAGTGGTTTTTACTGATTTTCACTCTTCATTCGTTTATGCCTACACCCATTTCTTCAAATCTTTCATTAACCAAGGAAGCCTTAGCGCAAATCCCACTCAACTTTCTCGAATTTTCCAAGAAACCAGAGATTATGGATTGGATGGTTAATATTAGAAGAAAAATACATGAAAACCGGGAGCTTGGTTATGAAGAATTTGAGACTAGTAAGCTTATACGAGCTGAGCTTGATCTTATGGGCATCCCTTACAAGTACCCGATTGCTGTTACGGGTGTTGTCGGCTATATTGGCACCGGCAAGCCTCCTTTTGTCGCACTCAGAGCAGATATGGATGCTCTTGCCATGGAGGTAGTCTTTTACAATATTGACTAGTTTAGGCAATCACATCACTTTCATCAACTAGCATATTTTGTAGGGTTTATGAGCTTAGATCTAAGTTGAAAAAATTATCCGTACCTTCAATATTACCATAGTTTCTTTTTATATGAAATTTCTGTGAGAAGgtatttttgggttttgattgTTGAAGGAACTGGTGGAGTGGGAGCATAAGAGCAAGGTTCCTGGAAAGATGCATGCTTGTGGACATGATGCTCATGTTGCTATGCTTCTTGGTGCTGCAAAGATGCTTCAACATAATCAAAATGATTTGCAGGTTCCTTGCTATATTTTCCCTTCCTTGTTTTATAGGTTTGACCTCGCAAGTAGCAATTGAATTCTTAATTGAACTTAGGTTGCTTGATTTGGTACATCACCGTACATATGAACTTCAAAATCGTTGTTTAATAGGGAACAGTTGTTCTTATTTTTCAACCGGCAGAGGAAGGGGGTGGGGGAGCCAAAATTATGTTAGATGAAGGGGCTTTGGACAAAGTTGATGCCATCTTTGCACTCCATGTTACAGCTAGAGTCCCCATCGGTATGGTGGCCTCCCGACCTGGTCCGATTTCAGCTGCAATGGGTTTCTTTGAGGCTGTAATTAATGGAAAAGGGGGACATGCTGCAATTCCTCAGCATACAGTAGACCCCATTTTAGCAGCTTCCAATGTGATTGTTAGCTTGCAACATCTAGTTTCACGTGAAGCTGATCCCTTGGATTCTCAGGTAATATTTCTCTGTATTGCGCTCATGCTCTACTTAGTTTCCATGGTTCCTTTTGCTCCCTGTTAATTAGAAACGCTccaaaggtttcaccttggagaACCTGCCTGAAACCCATTCATGTATTTAATCTCCCCCATCCTTGTTTTTGTCAAGTAAGAACTTATGCAAATTGCATCTAATGATTTTCAGTTTACATAACCTGTATAGCTTTTGGTTTTGAAACTAATCCATTTCATTTATGGCATTATGCTGTTCATGTTTTATCggtttctttgattcttttttaTGGATTTCCCTTGTGTTAAAGTATTATCTGGTTGCAATTCAAGTTATTTGTATAGGTTCCAGATACTTTGTTTACATATATGCTCATTTAAACATAAATTTGACAGGTGGTCAGCATTGCGAAATTCCAAGGGGGTGGTGCATTCAATGTCATTCCGGATTCTGTCACCATTGGTGGCACTTTCAGGGCATTTTCAAAAGAAAGCTTTCTTCAACTCAGACAAAGGATTGAGGAGGTGCACTTGTCTCTTACTTCTAATGTACatagctttatttatttattgatgtaATCACACAAAGCAAACTTACAGGTTATATCGAAACAAGCAAGCGTACAAAGATGCAATGCAACGGTGATCTTCGACGAAAGGTCCATGTACCCTGTGAACTCAAACAACAAAGAGTTGCATGAGCA comes from the Gossypium hirsutum isolate 1008001.06 chromosome A06, Gossypium_hirsutum_v2.1, whole genome shotgun sequence genome and includes:
- the LOC107962690 gene encoding IAA-amino acid hydrolase ILR1-like 4 isoform X3; the protein is MAFLKWFLLIFTLHSFMPTPISSNLSLTKEALAQIPLNFLEFSKKPEIMDWMVNIRRKIHENRELGYEEFETSKLIRAELDLMGIPYKYPIAVTGVVGYIGTGKPPFVALRADMDALAMEELVEWEHKSKVPGKMHACGHDAHVAMLLGAAKMLQHNQNDLQGTVVLIFQPAEEGGGGAKIMLDEGALDKVDAIFALHVTARVPIGMVASRPGPISAAMGFFEAVINGKGGHAAIPQHTVDPILAASNVIVSLQHLVSREADPLDSQVVSIAKFQGGGAFNVIPDSVTIGGTFRAFSKESFLQLRQRIEEVISKQASVQRCNATVIFDERSMYPVNSNNKELHEHFRKVAGEILGSENIIEMQPQMGGEDFAFFSESIPGLFFFLGMKETEGAVHSGHSPYFRVNEDVFPYGAALHASLAITYLLQNPTKYTSPPESIN
- the LOC107962690 gene encoding IAA-amino acid hydrolase ILR1-like 4 isoform X2, with protein sequence MAFLKWFLLIFTLHSFMPTPISSNLSLTKEALAQIPLNFLEFSKKPEIMDWMVNIRRKIHENRELGYEEFETSKLIRAELDLMGIPYKYPIAVTGVVGYIGTGKPPFVALRADMDALAMEELVEWEHKSKVPGKMHACGHDAHVAMLLGAAKMLQHNQNDLQGTVVLIFQPAEEGGGGAKIMLDEGALDKVDAIFALHVTARVPIGMVASRPGPISAAMGFFEAVINGKGGHAAIPQHTVDPILAASNVIVSLQHLVSREADPLDSQVVSIAKFQGGGAFNVIPDSVTIGGTFRAFSKESFLQLRQRIEEVISKQASVQRCNATVIFDERSMYPVNSNNKELHEHFRKVAGEILGSENIIEMQPQMGGEDFAFFSESIPGLFFFLGMKETEGAVHSGHSPYFRVNEDVFPYGAALHASLAITYLLQNPTKYTSPPEAFRATAHGMLVLDRI
- the LOC107962690 gene encoding IAA-amino acid hydrolase ILR1-like 4 isoform X1 — translated: MAFLKWFLLIFTLHSFMPTPISSNLSLTKEALAQIPLNFLEFSKKPEIMDWMVNIRRKIHENRELGYEEFETSKLIRAELDLMGIPYKYPIAVTGVVGYIGTGKPPFVALRADMDALAMEELVEWEHKSKVPGKMHACGHDAHVAMLLGAAKMLQHNQNDLQGTVVLIFQPAEEGGGGAKIMLDEGALDKVDAIFALHVTARVPIGMVASRPGPISAAMGFFEAVINGKGGHAAIPQHTVDPILAASNVIVSLQHLVSREADPLDSQVVSIAKFQGGGAFNVIPDSVTIGGTFRAFSKESFLQLRQRIEEVISKQASVQRCNATVIFDERSMYPVNSNNKELHEHFRKVAGEILGSENIIEMQPQMGGEDFAFFSESIPGLFFFLGMKETEGAVHSGHSPYFRVNEDVFPYGAALHASLAITYLLQNPTKYTSPPENIGDKTQTEGQYLLLFGDQSTAW
- the LOC107962690 gene encoding IAA-amino acid hydrolase ILR1-like 4 isoform X4 codes for the protein MAFLKWFLLIFTLHSFMPTPISSNLSLTKEALAQIPLNFLEFSKKPEIMDWMVNIRRKIHENRELGYEEFETSKLIRAELDLMGIPYKYPIAVTGVVGYIGTGKPPFVALRADMDALAMEELVEWEHKSKVPGKMHACGHDAHVAMLLGAAKMLQHNQNDLQGTVVLIFQPAEEGGGGAKIMLDEGALDKVDAIFALHVTARVPIGMVASRPGPISAAMGFFEAVINGKGGHAAIPQHTVDPILAASNVIVSLQHLVSREADPLDSQVVSIAKFQGGGAFNVIPDSVTIGGTFRAFSKESFLQLRQRIEEVISKQASVQRCNATVIFDERSMYPVNSNNKELHEHFRKVAGEILGSENIIEMQPQMGGEDFAFFSESIPGLFFFLGMKETEGAVHSGHSPYFRVNEDVFPYGAALHASLAITYLLQNPTKYTSPPEFCELGLSGNCSWHAGS